A window from Sphingobium sp. EM0848 encodes these proteins:
- the rpsI gene encoding 30S ribosomal protein S9, which translates to MSDNRQSLSDLASLTANAPAPAAAETVAADAPIAPVQPSAPLRAQEIDSLGRAYATGRRKDAVARVWVKPGTGKITVNGRDQEIYFARPTLRLVINQPFGVTEREGQYDVIATVKGGGLSGQAGAVKHGIAQALSKYEPALRSAVKAEGFLTRDSRAVERKKYGKAKARRSFQFSKR; encoded by the coding sequence ATGTCCGATAACCGCCAGTCCCTGTCCGACCTCGCGTCGCTGACCGCCAACGCTCCGGCGCCTGCCGCTGCCGAAACCGTCGCCGCCGACGCGCCGATCGCTCCGGTTCAGCCTTCGGCTCCGCTGCGCGCCCAGGAAATCGACAGCCTCGGCCGCGCCTATGCGACCGGCCGTCGTAAGGACGCCGTCGCTCGCGTCTGGGTGAAGCCCGGCACCGGCAAGATCACGGTCAACGGCCGCGATCAGGAAATCTACTTCGCTCGCCCGACCCTGCGTCTGGTGATCAACCAGCCTTTCGGCGTCACCGAGCGCGAAGGTCAGTATGACGTGATCGCCACCGTCAAGGGCGGCGGTCTGTCGGGCCAGGCCGGTGCGGTCAAGCACGGCATCGCTCAGGCTCTGTCGAAATATGAGCCGGCGCTGCGCAGCGCGGTCAAGGCCGAAGGCTTCCTGACCCGCGACAGCCGCGCCGTCGAGCGTAAGAAGTACGGTAAGGCCAAGGCCCGCCGCAGCTTCCAGTTCTCGAAGCGCTGA
- the thiD gene encoding bifunctional hydroxymethylpyrimidine kinase/phosphomethylpyrimidine kinase yields the protein MTVARILIIAGSDSGGGAGIQADIRTVTLLGGHAMTAITAITAQNTLGVQGVHPVPTEMVLQQMESVISDIGVDAVKIGMIGSAETAAAVAERLAVLEGVPIVFDPVMVATSGAALADGATIAAFEKLMALATLVTPNIPELDALGGEEVAIRFATHVLAKGGHGEGPMLTDRLIGPQGVVKAWSNARIDTPHTHGTGCTLASAIATGLGQGWDLIDAIERGRKYVREALSLAPGLGQGQGHGPMGAPFGFHHHA from the coding sequence ATGACCGTCGCCCGCATTCTCATCATTGCCGGGTCCGACAGCGGCGGCGGGGCCGGTATTCAGGCCGATATCCGCACGGTGACGCTGCTGGGCGGCCATGCCATGACCGCGATTACCGCGATCACCGCGCAGAACACGCTGGGCGTGCAGGGCGTTCATCCCGTTCCGACTGAGATGGTGCTCCAGCAGATGGAGAGCGTCATCAGCGACATCGGCGTCGATGCGGTGAAGATCGGCATGATCGGATCGGCGGAGACGGCGGCTGCGGTGGCGGAGCGGCTGGCAGTGCTGGAGGGCGTGCCGATCGTCTTCGATCCCGTCATGGTGGCGACCAGCGGGGCGGCGCTGGCGGACGGGGCGACCATCGCGGCTTTTGAAAAGCTGATGGCGCTGGCGACGCTGGTGACGCCGAACATTCCCGAACTTGATGCTCTGGGCGGGGAGGAGGTCGCGATCCGTTTCGCGACCCATGTCCTTGCCAAGGGCGGCCATGGCGAGGGGCCGATGCTGACCGACCGGCTGATCGGGCCGCAGGGCGTGGTGAAGGCATGGAGCAATGCGCGGATCGACACGCCGCACACTCATGGCACCGGCTGCACGCTCGCCAGCGCGATCGCGACCGGGCTGGGGCAAGGCTGGGACCTGATCGACGCCATTGAACGCGGCCGCAAATATGTGCGGGAGGCGCTGAGCCTTGCGCCGGGGCTGGGGCAGGGGCAGGGGCATGGGCCGATGGGCGCACCCTTCGGTTTCCATCATCATGCCTGA
- a CDS encoding DUF1272 domain-containing protein has product MLDMRPDCERCGTDLPADEPGAFICSFECTFCAPCAEALDDRCPNCGGELMDRPTRVGDALKRHPASTERKHKA; this is encoded by the coding sequence ATGCTGGACATGCGGCCCGATTGCGAGCGGTGCGGCACGGACCTTCCCGCCGATGAGCCGGGGGCGTTCATCTGTTCGTTCGAATGCACCTTTTGCGCGCCGTGCGCCGAGGCGCTGGACGACCGTTGCCCCAATTGCGGCGGGGAACTGATGGACCGGCCGACGCGGGTCGGGGACGCGCTGAAGCGGCACCCGGCCTCGACGGAGCGCAAACACAAGGCATGA
- a CDS encoding COX15/CtaA family protein, whose amino-acid sequence MTALTLSRPAIAVPRPASIARWLLAVAALVFCMVVVGGITRLTESGLSITQWKPITGAIPPITHDQWMEAFHDYQQIPEYQQLRQGMTLGDFQFIFFWEWVHRLLGRLIGVAFALPLLWFAWKRAIPQGYGLRLLALLALGGLQGAIGWWMVMSGLSVRTDVSHYRLAVHLLTALFIMGGLIWTALDLLTRSKTPFAKPAMLHPFAIAALVALLVQLMFGAFTAGLDAGYVSSTWPLMNDHFIPQGIQWLGSLWATVSSDPYLVHFIHRWWAWVAAIMLILLARMAKQAGERGPSIALNTAVGTQIVLGIATVISGIALPLAVLHQAVGALVVASATWAAHSLGERRG is encoded by the coding sequence ATGACTGCGCTGACCCTTAGCCGCCCGGCCATAGCCGTTCCACGTCCCGCCTCGATCGCGCGCTGGCTGCTGGCTGTCGCGGCTCTGGTCTTTTGCATGGTGGTCGTCGGCGGCATCACCCGCCTGACGGAATCCGGCCTGTCCATCACCCAATGGAAGCCGATCACGGGCGCCATCCCGCCGATCACGCATGACCAATGGATGGAGGCGTTCCACGATTATCAGCAGATTCCCGAATATCAGCAGCTTCGGCAGGGCATGACGCTGGGCGATTTCCAGTTCATCTTCTTTTGGGAATGGGTGCACCGGCTGCTCGGGCGCCTGATCGGCGTGGCCTTTGCCCTGCCGCTGCTGTGGTTCGCGTGGAAACGGGCGATCCCGCAGGGCTATGGCCTGCGTCTGCTGGCGCTGTTGGCGCTGGGTGGATTGCAGGGCGCGATCGGTTGGTGGATGGTGATGTCGGGTCTGTCGGTGCGCACCGATGTCAGCCATTACCGGCTGGCCGTGCATCTGCTGACCGCGCTGTTCATCATGGGCGGCCTCATCTGGACCGCGCTTGACCTGCTGACCCGATCGAAGACACCGTTCGCCAAGCCGGCGATGCTGCACCCCTTCGCGATCGCGGCCCTTGTGGCGTTGCTGGTGCAGCTCATGTTCGGCGCCTTCACCGCGGGACTGGATGCAGGCTATGTCTCCAGCACCTGGCCGCTGATGAACGACCATTTCATACCGCAGGGCATCCAGTGGCTCGGCTCGCTCTGGGCCACGGTGTCGAGCGATCCCTATCTGGTGCATTTCATCCATCGCTGGTGGGCCTGGGTCGCCGCGATCATGCTGATCCTGCTGGCGCGCATGGCGAAGCAGGCCGGGGAGCGCGGCCCGTCGATCGCCCTCAATACCGCCGTCGGCACGCAGATCGTGCTTGGTATCGCCACGGTGATCAGCGGCATCGCGCTGCCGCTTGCGGTGCTGCACCAGGCGGTCGGCGCGCTGGTGGTCGCCTCCGCGACCTGGGCCGCACACAGCCTTGGCGAGCGGCGGGGATGA
- a CDS encoding sodium:alanine symporter family protein: MNGFNAAVDALSGAVFMKVPVLETQIELIVLYLALPMLFFTIWLGFPNVTAVGRALRILKTQPHEGEAKGDVSQWGALSTALSGTIGLGNIAGVAVALTMGGPGAILWMFIIGWFAMTVKMAEVTLGLKYRTFDAQGHVHGGPMYVLKAVGAARGWPKIGLILGGLYAFFALFGAIPMVQVNQSFAQVKVVTGFSNGWAYGTILAGAVALVTLGGAAWLGEVAKRLTPLKVAVYLIGVATVLILHATAIPGALAEIWHGAWSGQAATGGAVGAFVAGMRRAVFASEAGVGSAVMAHSLARARHPVSEGLVALLEPLLGTMIVCALGGLALVVAGTWQGGLEGIAITSAAFAQVSPSFPWLLAVVVVLFAYSTLVAWGFYGLQAWGYLFGNGPRAQWTYKILYIVALPPAAAIDLGRVVGIVDSSFFLMAIPNVIALYLCGGELRRDVREYLATPEED; the protein is encoded by the coding sequence ATGAACGGATTTAACGCAGCGGTGGACGCCCTTTCCGGCGCGGTCTTCATGAAGGTTCCCGTGCTGGAGACGCAGATCGAACTGATCGTGCTCTATCTGGCCCTGCCGATGCTCTTCTTCACCATCTGGCTCGGCTTCCCCAATGTCACGGCGGTGGGCCGGGCGCTGCGCATCCTCAAGACCCAGCCGCATGAGGGCGAGGCGAAGGGCGATGTCAGCCAGTGGGGCGCACTGTCCACGGCACTGTCCGGCACGATCGGCCTTGGCAATATTGCGGGCGTGGCTGTGGCGCTGACCATGGGCGGGCCCGGTGCGATCCTGTGGATGTTCATCATCGGCTGGTTCGCGATGACGGTGAAGATGGCCGAGGTGACGCTGGGCCTCAAATATCGCACCTTCGACGCGCAAGGCCATGTCCATGGCGGGCCGATGTATGTGCTGAAGGCCGTGGGCGCGGCGCGGGGCTGGCCGAAGATCGGGCTGATATTGGGCGGCCTCTACGCCTTTTTCGCGCTGTTCGGCGCCATCCCAATGGTGCAGGTCAACCAGAGTTTCGCGCAGGTGAAGGTGGTGACGGGGTTCAGCAATGGCTGGGCCTATGGCACGATCCTCGCCGGGGCGGTGGCGCTGGTGACGCTGGGCGGCGCGGCGTGGCTGGGTGAAGTGGCGAAAAGGCTGACGCCGCTGAAGGTCGCGGTCTATCTGATCGGCGTGGCGACGGTGCTGATCCTGCACGCCACCGCCATTCCGGGCGCGCTGGCGGAAATATGGCACGGAGCATGGAGCGGACAGGCCGCGACGGGCGGCGCGGTGGGCGCATTTGTCGCGGGCATGCGGCGCGCGGTGTTTGCCAGTGAGGCGGGCGTCGGCTCGGCGGTCATGGCACATAGTCTGGCGCGGGCGCGGCATCCGGTGTCCGAAGGGTTGGTCGCGCTGCTGGAACCGCTGCTCGGCACGATGATCGTCTGTGCGCTGGGCGGGCTGGCGCTGGTGGTCGCGGGCACATGGCAGGGCGGGCTGGAGGGCATTGCCATCACCTCCGCCGCCTTTGCGCAGGTGTCGCCCTCCTTCCCATGGTTGCTGGCGGTGGTCGTGGTGCTGTTCGCCTATTCGACGCTGGTGGCCTGGGGTTTCTATGGCCTGCAGGCCTGGGGCTATCTGTTCGGCAATGGCCCCAGGGCGCAGTGGACCTACAAGATCCTCTACATCGTCGCCCTGCCTCCCGCCGCTGCCATCGATCTGGGCCGGGTGGTCGGCATCGTCGACAGCAGCTTCTTCCTGATGGCGATCCCCAATGTGATCGCGCTCTATCTTTGCGGCGGGGAGTTGCGGCGCGACGTGCGGGAATATCTGGCGACGCCTGAAGAGGATTAA
- the rplM gene encoding 50S ribosomal protein L13: protein MKALMKTTKPATPATVEKKWILIDAEGLVVGRLASTVANILRGKHKPSFTPHVDCGDNVIIINAQKVKFTGRKLTDKVYYKHTGYAGGIKETTPQKVLEGRFPERVLEKAVERMIPRGPLGRQQMRNLRIFAGAEHPHEAQNPEVLDFASRNRKNKVGA from the coding sequence ATGAAGGCGCTGATGAAGACCACGAAGCCGGCAACCCCGGCAACGGTCGAAAAGAAGTGGATCCTGATCGACGCGGAAGGTCTCGTCGTCGGCCGCCTCGCCTCGACCGTCGCGAACATCCTGCGCGGCAAGCACAAGCCGAGCTTCACCCCTCACGTCGATTGCGGTGACAATGTCATCATCATCAACGCGCAGAAGGTGAAGTTCACCGGCCGCAAGCTGACCGACAAGGTTTACTACAAGCACACCGGCTATGCCGGCGGCATCAAGGAAACCACCCCCCAGAAGGTTCTGGAGGGCCGTTTCCCCGAGCGCGTCCTGGAAAAGGCCGTTGAGCGCATGATCCCCCGTGGTCCGCTGGGCCGCCAGCAGATGCGCAACCTGCGCATCTTCGCCGGTGCCGAGCATCCCCACGAAGCGCAGAACCCCGAAGTGCTCGATTTCGCGTCGCGCAACCGCAAGAACAAGGTGGGTGCATAA
- a CDS encoding 2-dehydro-3-deoxy-6-phosphogalactonate aldolase: MTLDDLLAEAVPPVCAILRGLKPEEALDMGAALIEAGIHIIEVPFNSPDPLKSIAAMQVEFGDRALIGGGTLLSVEAVESLHDVGGRIMVTPNTDPQVIARGAQLGLELLPGFMTPSEALAAVKAGARRIKLFPAARLGPAYVKAVKEVLPKYVGIWAVGGTGAGTIGEWLAAGCEGIGVGGALYRPGDTVAVVRERARELVAAWTAIKMC; this comes from the coding sequence ATGACCCTTGACGACCTGCTGGCCGAAGCCGTGCCACCCGTCTGCGCGATCCTGCGCGGCCTGAAGCCCGAGGAAGCGCTGGACATGGGCGCCGCGTTGATCGAGGCTGGCATTCATATCATCGAAGTCCCTTTCAACTCGCCCGACCCGCTGAAGAGCATCGCCGCGATGCAGGTGGAATTTGGCGATCGCGCGCTGATCGGCGGCGGCACGCTGCTGTCGGTCGAGGCGGTGGAAAGCCTCCATGATGTCGGCGGCCGCATCATGGTGACGCCCAATACCGACCCGCAGGTCATTGCGCGCGGCGCGCAACTCGGCCTTGAGCTGCTCCCCGGTTTCATGACCCCCAGCGAAGCCCTCGCCGCGGTCAAGGCGGGCGCGCGCCGCATCAAACTCTTCCCCGCAGCGCGTCTTGGCCCCGCCTATGTGAAGGCGGTGAAGGAGGTGCTGCCCAAATATGTCGGCATATGGGCGGTCGGCGGCACCGGCGCCGGAACGATCGGCGAATGGCTGGCGGCCGGCTGCGAAGGGATTGGCGTCGGCGGTGCGCTCTACCGTCCGGGCGACACCGTGGCGGTGGTCAGGGAGCGCGCGAGGGAACTGGTCGCGGCTTGGACGGCCATCAAAATGTGTTAA
- the glmM gene encoding phosphoglucosamine mutase, with protein MSRKYFGTDGIRGRTNQWPMTAELAMKVGMAAGKHFQRGTHRHRVVIGKDTRLSGYMVENALVAGFTAVGMDVVQFGPIPTPAVALLAHSMRADLGVMISASHNPYYDNGIKLFGPDGYKLSDEDELKIEAMLEQEIPLAASQDIGRARRVEDARGRYIHAVKSSFPADLRLDGLKIVVDCANGAAYQVAPSAFWELGAEVVAIGVSPDGTNINDRCGSTSPQLLQETVVSSGADIGIALDGDADRLIVVDEHGTIVDGDQIMALIAGNFARAGTLRGGGLVATVMSNLGLERFLSGQGMALERTKVGDRYVLERMREGGFNVGGEQSGHMILSDYATTGDGTVAALQVLAALVRSGKPASEVLHQFDPVPQLLKNVRFSGGKPLEHEEVKRVIAQAEAELNGCGRLVIRPSGTEPVIRVMAEGDREDQVKDVVERICDAVAKAAA; from the coding sequence ATGAGCAGAAAATATTTCGGCACCGACGGCATTCGCGGACGGACCAACCAATGGCCGATGACCGCCGAACTGGCGATGAAGGTCGGTATGGCGGCGGGCAAGCATTTCCAGCGCGGCACGCATCGCCATCGCGTGGTGATCGGCAAGGATACGCGGCTGTCGGGCTATATGGTGGAAAATGCGCTGGTCGCCGGTTTCACCGCCGTCGGCATGGATGTCGTGCAGTTCGGACCGATCCCGACTCCGGCCGTGGCGTTGCTGGCCCATTCGATGCGCGCCGATCTGGGCGTCATGATCTCGGCCAGCCACAATCCTTATTACGACAATGGCATCAAGCTGTTCGGGCCGGACGGCTACAAGCTGTCCGATGAGGATGAACTGAAGATCGAGGCGATGCTGGAGCAGGAAATACCGCTCGCCGCGTCGCAGGACATCGGCCGTGCCCGCCGCGTCGAGGACGCCCGCGGGCGCTATATCCACGCGGTCAAGTCCAGCTTCCCTGCCGATCTGCGGCTGGATGGGCTGAAGATCGTGGTCGATTGCGCCAACGGCGCCGCCTATCAGGTCGCGCCATCGGCCTTTTGGGAATTGGGGGCGGAGGTCGTGGCCATTGGCGTCTCGCCCGATGGCACCAATATCAACGACCGTTGCGGATCGACTTCGCCGCAGCTTTTGCAGGAAACGGTGGTGTCGTCCGGCGCGGATATCGGCATTGCGCTGGATGGCGATGCCGACCGGCTGATCGTCGTGGACGAACATGGCACGATCGTCGATGGCGACCAGATCATGGCGTTGATCGCGGGGAATTTCGCGCGGGCCGGGACGCTGCGTGGCGGCGGGCTGGTGGCGACGGTCATGTCGAATCTGGGGCTGGAGCGTTTCCTGTCCGGGCAGGGCATGGCGCTGGAGCGCACCAAGGTTGGCGACCGCTATGTGCTGGAGCGGATGCGCGAGGGCGGGTTCAATGTCGGCGGCGAACAGTCGGGGCATATGATCCTGTCCGACTATGCGACGACCGGCGACGGCACGGTGGCGGCCTTGCAGGTGCTCGCCGCGCTGGTGCGTTCCGGCAAGCCCGCCAGCGAAGTGCTGCACCAGTTCGATCCGGTGCCGCAGCTTTTGAAGAATGTCCGCTTCTCCGGTGGCAAGCCGCTGGAGCATGAGGAGGTGAAGCGGGTGATCGCCCAGGCCGAGGCGGAACTCAACGGCTGCGGGCGGCTGGTGATCCGGCCGTCGGGCACGGAGCCTGTCATCCGCGTCATGGCTGAGGGCGACCGGGAGGATCAGGTCAAGGACGTGGTCGAGCGCATCTGCGACGCCGTGGCGAAGGCTGCAGCCTGA
- a CDS encoding L,D-transpeptidase family protein, whose product MALFRTLFAFAAFALLALAPPVSAQDMEPGAYRWLAEGPFTGPLYMVISIERQMAHVYDGDRLVGMASISTGMKGHRTPTGEFPILQKREWHRSNIYSNAPMPFMQRLTWDGIALHAGHNPGHPASHGCVRLPYAFARTLFGLTQIGTLVSVTSDRLGPALMVDALVVGDPGSAIVTFTPPQPAILLAQRDEAPADAPVLAVDPGIFRLRLMRR is encoded by the coding sequence ATGGCCCTGTTCCGAACCCTTTTTGCCTTTGCCGCCTTCGCCCTGCTGGCGCTGGCGCCGCCTGTTTCGGCCCAGGATATGGAACCGGGCGCTTATCGCTGGCTGGCGGAAGGGCCGTTCACCGGCCCGCTCTACATGGTCATCAGCATCGAACGGCAGATGGCGCATGTCTATGACGGCGACCGGCTGGTCGGCATGGCCAGCATCTCCACGGGCATGAAGGGCCATCGCACCCCGACCGGCGAATTTCCGATCCTGCAGAAGCGGGAATGGCATCGGTCCAACATCTATTCCAATGCGCCCATGCCCTTCATGCAGCGGCTGACCTGGGACGGGATCGCGCTGCATGCCGGGCATAATCCCGGTCATCCGGCCAGCCATGGCTGCGTTCGCCTGCCCTATGCCTTTGCGCGCACCTTGTTTGGTCTGACGCAGATCGGCACGCTGGTCAGCGTGACATCGGACCGGCTGGGTCCGGCGTTGATGGTGGATGCGCTGGTGGTGGGCGATCCGGGCAGCGCCATCGTTACCTTCACCCCGCCGCAGCCCGCGATTTTGCTCGCGCAACGGGACGAGGCACCGGCCGACGCGCCGGTGCTGGCGGTCGATCCGGGGATTTTCCGGCTGCGGCTGATGCGGCGGTAG
- a CDS encoding aminopeptidase P family protein, translating into MYNRRTMLAGATASLVLSTRLIAQTLPPQGFATPAGTSPFTPDVFRERRRHVMEMLKDGVAVVYGAGPVESSAAVAPPFVQDGDFAWLTGIVDEPGAILVMAPAERTVREWLLLPSRDPEAERWEVERLPLGTILEQRTGFARVSRTGSLGGLVTTLAERSKTLHFLGPIVGASAPVPPALELYGRVMQRVPGVSLKDESGLLPSLRIVKEVRELDLMRKAAAATARGHIAAMKQARLGMTEKQLKAILEDAFRAGGGEGLAYDSIVATGRNAASLHYTGGSGVIGANDLILIDAAASVGGYACDVTRTFPANGKFTAEQRAAYELVLAAQAAAVAKLKAGVYYEDLVEAAKDVFRKAGRVDDFTHGLGHLVGLDVHDAGDLSKPLPAGAVITVEPGLYVQSANYGIRIEDLYLITQSGSQRLSEGIPRTVEEIEAAMAR; encoded by the coding sequence ATGTATAATCGGCGGACCATGCTGGCGGGCGCTACGGCATCGCTGGTTCTTTCCACGCGACTCATCGCACAGACATTGCCGCCGCAGGGCTTCGCGACCCCGGCGGGTACATCGCCTTTCACCCCGGACGTGTTCCGTGAGCGCCGCCGCCATGTCATGGAGATGTTGAAGGATGGCGTCGCGGTCGTTTACGGGGCCGGGCCGGTGGAGAGCAGCGCCGCCGTCGCGCCGCCCTTCGTGCAGGACGGCGACTTCGCCTGGCTGACCGGCATCGTCGATGAACCGGGCGCGATCCTGGTGATGGCGCCTGCCGAGCGGACCGTCCGGGAATGGTTGCTGCTCCCCTCCCGCGATCCGGAGGCCGAACGCTGGGAAGTCGAGCGCCTGCCGCTCGGCACGATACTGGAACAGCGCACCGGCTTTGCCCGCGTGTCCCGCACCGGCAGTCTTGGCGGCCTGGTCACGACTCTCGCCGAGCGGTCCAAGACCCTGCATTTCCTCGGTCCCATCGTCGGCGCCTCCGCGCCGGTGCCTCCGGCGCTGGAGCTTTACGGCAGGGTGATGCAGCGGGTGCCGGGCGTCTCGCTCAAGGATGAGAGCGGCCTGCTGCCCTCGCTCCGCATCGTCAAGGAAGTGCGCGAACTTGATCTGATGCGCAAGGCGGCGGCGGCAACCGCGCGCGGCCATATCGCGGCGATGAAGCAGGCGCGGCTCGGTATGACGGAAAAGCAGTTGAAGGCCATTCTCGAAGACGCCTTCCGCGCCGGGGGTGGGGAGGGGCTGGCCTATGACAGCATCGTCGCCACCGGACGCAACGCGGCTTCCCTGCACTATACCGGCGGCAGTGGCGTGATCGGGGCCAATGACCTGATCCTGATCGACGCGGCGGCCTCGGTCGGCGGCTATGCCTGCGACGTGACGCGGACCTTCCCGGCCAACGGCAAGTTCACGGCGGAACAGCGCGCCGCCTATGAACTGGTCCTCGCCGCGCAGGCCGCTGCCGTCGCGAAACTCAAGGCCGGGGTCTATTATGAGGATCTGGTCGAGGCGGCGAAGGACGTGTTCCGCAAGGCCGGCCGGGTCGATGATTTCACCCATGGCCTCGGTCATCTGGTCGGCCTCGACGTCCATGACGCGGGCGATCTGTCGAAGCCGCTGCCTGCGGGCGCGGTCATCACCGTCGAACCCGGCCTTTACGTCCAGTCCGCCAATTATGGCATCCGCATCGAGGATCTTTATCTCATCACCCAAAGCGGATCGCAGCGGCTGAGCGAAGGCATTCCCCGGACGGTCGAGGAAATCGAGGCCGCGATGGCGCGTTAA
- the cutA gene encoding divalent-cation tolerance protein CutA has translation MSGVALVYTLFGSREAAMRAARQLIEERLIGCANLLGEATSLYEWNGVLEEAAETPVLFKTTPSRRDALMARIAQLHDYEVPAILALPVEAADSTFARWVGDQLAK, from the coding sequence ATGAGCGGCGTCGCGCTGGTCTATACGCTGTTCGGCTCGCGCGAGGCGGCGATGCGGGCGGCGCGCCAGCTTATCGAGGAACGGTTGATCGGCTGCGCCAATCTGTTGGGGGAGGCGACCTCCCTTTATGAATGGAACGGCGTGCTGGAGGAGGCGGCCGAAACCCCCGTTCTCTTCAAGACCACGCCTTCGCGCCGCGACGCGCTCATGGCGCGCATCGCGCAGCTGCATGATTATGAGGTTCCCGCGATCCTCGCTCTGCCGGTGGAGGCCGCCGATAGCACCTTCGCCCGGTGGGTGGGCGACCAGCTCGCAAAGTGA
- a CDS encoding 2-dehydro-3-deoxygalactonokinase, with product MSRYVVIGDWGTSRLRLFRVEQGRVTARRDGPGIGAVGGAGGHAAEAAFAATIAPWLEQGAPTEIRLSGMAGARDGWMEAPYADCPADIEAWRAAAVRSDWRGVPLNIMAGLACMGADGVPDVMRGEEAQIFGAMARDPALKQGRRLIVLPGTHNKWSVVEDGRVLSFRTVPTGELFALLRDRSTLGPKIASSDPVQEAEGFAEGLKRAGEGHLLSSLFAARVMRLRVGRSADWATGYLSGLIIGCEIAEIRDMLGEADGIFLIGDAKLSVRYAQALGKQGLASQLLDGDACALAGLGYVET from the coding sequence ATGAGTCGATATGTGGTCATCGGCGATTGGGGCACCAGCCGCCTGCGCCTGTTCCGCGTGGAGCAGGGGCGTGTCACGGCGCGCCGCGACGGCCCCGGTATCGGTGCGGTCGGTGGAGCGGGCGGCCACGCCGCCGAAGCCGCTTTTGCCGCCACCATCGCCCCCTGGCTGGAGCAAGGCGCGCCCACCGAAATCCGCCTCTCCGGCATGGCCGGTGCCCGCGACGGCTGGATGGAGGCGCCCTATGCCGACTGTCCCGCCGATATCGAAGCATGGCGCGCCGCCGCTGTCCGATCCGACTGGCGCGGCGTGCCGCTCAACATCATGGCGGGCCTTGCCTGCATGGGCGCCGATGGCGTGCCCGATGTGATGCGGGGCGAGGAAGCGCAGATTTTCGGTGCGATGGCTCGCGATCCGGCGCTGAAGCAGGGGCGTCGCCTCATCGTCCTGCCCGGCACGCACAACAAATGGTCGGTGGTGGAGGATGGCCGCGTCCTGTCGTTCCGCACCGTGCCGACGGGGGAGTTGTTCGCCTTGCTGCGGGATCGTTCCACCCTTGGCCCGAAGATCGCTTCCAGCGATCCCGTGCAGGAGGCGGAAGGCTTTGCCGAAGGGCTGAAACGGGCAGGGGAGGGCCATCTTCTCTCCTCGCTCTTCGCCGCGCGTGTCATGCGCCTGCGCGTGGGCCGCTCGGCGGACTGGGCGACGGGCTATTTGTCCGGCCTCATCATCGGTTGCGAGATCGCGGAAATTCGCGACATGTTGGGAGAAGCGGACGGCATTTTCCTGATCGGGGACGCGAAGCTGTCGGTTCGTTATGCGCAGGCGCTCGGGAAGCAGGGGCTGGCGTCACAACTGCTCGACGGCGATGCCTGCGCGCTCGCTGGCCTCGGTTATGTGGAGACCTGA
- a CDS encoding ribonuclease HII, with protein sequence MPDFSHELLHHPGLVAGVDEAGRGPLAGPVVAAAVILRAEDCPDGLNDSKQLSAAKRAALEGEIKARALCWGLGVASVEEIDSLNILWATMLAMTRAVEALTQDCAHVLVDGNRCPQWRWASTAIVEGDAKCLSIAAASILAKEARDRMMIEAAQVHPHYGWETNKGYGSARHLAALREHGPTPLHRRSFAPVAQLSLL encoded by the coding sequence ATGCCTGATTTCTCCCATGAACTGCTGCATCATCCGGGGTTGGTCGCCGGAGTGGACGAAGCCGGGCGCGGGCCGCTGGCCGGGCCGGTGGTTGCGGCGGCCGTCATCCTGCGCGCGGAGGATTGTCCCGACGGCCTCAACGACAGCAAGCAGTTGAGCGCGGCGAAGCGGGCCGCACTGGAAGGCGAGATCAAGGCACGGGCATTGTGCTGGGGGCTGGGCGTCGCTTCGGTCGAGGAGATTGACAGCCTCAATATCCTCTGGGCGACGATGCTGGCGATGACGCGGGCGGTCGAGGCGCTGACTCAGGATTGCGCCCATGTGCTGGTGGACGGCAATCGCTGCCCGCAATGGCGCTGGGCCTCGACGGCGATTGTCGAGGGCGACGCCAAATGCCTGTCGATCGCGGCGGCCTCGATTCTGGCGAAGGAAGCCCGCGACCGGATGATGATCGAGGCGGCGCAGGTCCACCCGCATTATGGCTGGGAAACCAACAAGGGCTATGGCAGCGCCAGGCATCTGGCGGCGCTCCGCGAGCATGGACCGACACCGCTGCATCGCCGCAGCTTCGCGCCGGTCGCGCAACTCAGCCTGCTGTAA